The Thermocrinis ruber genomic sequence AGAAACATCTAACAGGCAAACGTAGAGAAAAGCTACGCCAAAGGTGGGAAGAAAGGAGATATTGCTACCTCTACTCAAGAGGAGAAAAGTTCCACAAAGGAAACCTAAACCTTAGGTTTGTAAATTTGAATAACCAATGGCATCTGAGGATTAACTTAGGAAACGGTGAGTATGTATGGGCTAAGGTTGTAAGGAATGCAAAGAGACACAAAGACAAATGGATTGACTTTACATGGAGACTTTTGGAAGCGGAAAAATCAGGTGAGTGGTTTGCGTATAACGTGAGGTTGAAGGTGAGAAATGGCAAGTTTTACGCACAAGTCAGTTGGGAAGAAAAGACTGTAGAACCTGTTATAACTAAAGCTTACGGAGTTATAGGTATAGACATCAACGCTTATCCCTTTCATTTAGCTTTAGCTTATGTATCAACGGACGGGAATTTAGAAAAGTTTGAACGCATAGATTTAAGGGAGATGGAGGGCAAAACCAAAAATCAGCGGGAACACATAGCATGGCATATAGCAAGGCAAGTGGTAGAGAGGGCTTTAGAAAATGGAAAGGCTATTGTTGTGGAAGATTTGCAAAAAGTCCCTAAGGGCAGAAGAGGAGACGGTTTGGCTAAATTAAGGAGAAAACTCCATAAATGGGCGTATAGGTCAGTCTTAGAGAAAATTGAAGTCTATGCAAGGAGTATGGGAGTTCAGTTGATAAAGGTCAATCCTGCCTATACATCAATCATTGGCAAGCTTAAATATTCTCCCATGTTAGGCATAGACAAGGATGTAGCGGGTGCTTATGTAATTGGCAGGCGTGGGCTTGGGTTTGAGGAAAGGCTTCCCAAGAATTACAGGGAACTACTCAAGGACAAGGAGTTTTTGGCGTATGCTATTGCTAAGGTGGATGAGAGGATTAATAAGCTGAAGAGTGAGTTAAAGAGAGAGACCAACGAATACAAGAGGAACGCCCTCAAGGAGAGGGTTAAGCGGTTAAGGAAGTATCTTGAGTTATTGCTTTCCTATACACGGGACAGCGGGAAGAGTGAGCCAGCTACCCAACAAGCGGTTAATCGTGAGATGAAACCGATGAGGGGTAGGGCAAAGTCCCTACAAAAAAGCTGGCGAGTTCTTTCCGTAGCCCTTGCGGTTTTGCTTGCCACTACTTGCCTTGAGTGGTGTAGGGACCACTCTCCCTTGAAGCGTGTTTTGATTTCAGGGGATTGGGCAAGGGTGGCTGGCAAGGGTAGTCCCTCCCTTCCAGGTCAGGGGACGACTGCACAAAATAAGTGCAGTTTTATACACTTTGGGTGACCTGGGAAAATCTATCAAATCAACGGGTCTGTTAGGAAAGTTTTAGAAACTCAGGACTGGAAGCCCATAATTAGAAATCCTCGTATCTCTGTGGGTTTTCTGTATTTATACACAAACAGAAACTCATTGAGAGATTTGGAAAATAGGGCACGAATTATAGAAAACACTGTGCTTAAAAGAGTTTCTTCTCTTGGTCTTTACATAGATCGCTTAAAACCTATTCCTATACCTATTCCAACAGATGTGAAGGAGTTTTCTTTATTACCTCACGTAGGAGATTTAGAGGGTTCAAATACCTTCTTATTCGTATTAACCGATGCTTCAAAACTTGATGACGAACTTTACTTAGATATAAAACGTGATTTGTTGGAGTTTGATATTCAAAGTCAGGTTATCTACTACAGAACAAATGTAGGAGATAGGTATGTAGCCTGTAATTTGATGCTCGGCTTACTTGGTAAAACAGGAAACTATCCATATTTTCTAAAGGACTCTTCAAACAAAGTATTTGTTGGTATAGACCTTTCAAGAAAGGCAAGGAGTTCAAATAAGGGTATCGTACATGCTGTGGGCACTGCTATCATCGTGGATACTTCTGATGGAGGAACTATAACTTACAAGAATATTAATGTTCCTGCTGGAGGAGAAGCGGTAGAAAAGGCTTATGTGAAGAGTTTAGCTAACATGCTTTACAAATACAAGGATAAATTCATTGTCATTCATAGAGATGGAAGAATGGGTGTGGATGAGCTTAATGCTTATGTGGAAGTCTTTAGTAAACAATTTGGAAGAGAAAATTTTGCTTTAGTAAGCATAATAAAGTCTGGAACTCCAAGGATTTTGCAGATAAACAGCAATATAGTGGGCAATCCTCCTAAAGGGTGTGCTATTTTGCTTTCTGAACGAGAGGCGGTTATTTCTACTTACGAGGTTAAGGAATCGTTTGGAACCCATATTCCCTTGAGGATAAAAGTCCTGTATGGTGATTATCCTTTAAATGAAGCTATAGAGGATGTGCTGAGGCTTACACTTCTAAACTTCTCTTCCTTTACACTGAACAAGTTGCCCGCCACTGTAGCTTTTGCGGATAGGATAGCATGGTATAACTTGCACGGCATTGGTCCAGAGGATACAGATGGAAATCTTTTCTTCCTATAGCACTCCAATAAATACGGATACAACAGGTGAGAAATTACCTCCATATTTGAGACTTCCTAAAAAATCTGTGGTCTATAGCGTAGCCATAAAGGTAAGCAAGTAAAATAATCCCTTACATCTACCTGCCTTATACCCTCTTGTTCTTCGCTTTTGCAAACCTCTGCATACCTAATCGTTGCCTTTATCCAGCGTGATCTACCTTATAGCAATCCTGTTAATTTGTTAATATGTTGATAAGCTTGTTTATTAACATATTAGCCAAATAATCAGCTGAGGCCGTTCTATAAATTTACAAGTTCTGAAGATGTTTTAATCCCCAATAGGCACTTGATAAACATACAAGGCAGTGGTGCAGAACTCTGCAAAAAAGCTAGTTTCAATCCCCTATAGGCACTTAATAAACATGAAGGCATAGACTTTCATCACGCTAACCTCCTGACGTTTCAATCTCCTATAGGCACTTAATAAACCGAATTTGACCCTCTACCTACTGTGCTCCCTGCATAGTTTCAATCCCCTGTAGGCACTTAATAAACAAGCGGGCTTGATAAGCTTGAAGCGAGAATCAAGTTGTTTCAATCCCCCATTAGGTACTTGATAAACTTCGGGAAATTATTTTAGTCAAATTTTCCAGAATGTGTTTCAATCCCTACTAGGTACTTAATAAACCTTCAGGTAAAGATGCTGGATCGGACTCTACAAGTTCGTTTCAATCCCCTATAGGCACTTTATAAACGGTCATTGCCTCCAAATATTTTTTTTTGTGCTGTTTGGTTTCAATCCCCTATAGGTACTTAATAAACCCACCGCACCATCAGGCAGAATGTCTTGTTCAGATAGTTTCAATCCCCTATGGGCACTTAATAAACTTTGTTTGCGAAAGAAAGCGTGGGTGCGGAGGTGTAGTTTCAATCCCCTATAGGCACTTAATAAACTTTGTTTGCGAAAGAAAGCGTGGGTGCGGAGGTGTAGTTTCAATCCCCTATAGGCACTTAATAAACCAGACATTCGCATTATCTATCATATTCAGTTGCCAACTTAGAGACAAGGGACTTTTAAGAGTCCCTCTACTTCATTGCCCTCATGACTATTATAAAGCATTTTCCCCTCCCTTAATGCGGAACCCTATTTCACCATCATAATACAAGCCTACATTCTCCCTTCTAACTACCCGAATTTTTAGTCTGTCATCTAATTCAATCTCACTATCTTTGCTTAGTGCCACGCTTATTACATAACTGTAGAATTCAGCCTTTAACTTTTCAAACTCTCTCTTTGCCTCCCACAAAGAGATTTCTTTTCTTTGCCGTTGTTCCCAAATTTCCTTGACTGCATTAAGCACACTCTCCGCTTTATAATCAACAGCCACAAAAACATCCTCTTTATAGGGTTGGTCTTCTATCAGCTTAAAGTTTTTATAAAGAAAGTCGTGTTTAATCCTATCCAATGCTTCAAGCAGTTCATCAGACTTGTCGTGAGATATTTTTGTCCATAGTGTCTCAAAATACTCATCTATCACATCCAAAAGCTCCCTTTCCGTTAGTTCTTCGGTTAAAAATTTTTCAGTAGCGGAAAGCAAAACAATATCATATATTCGCCTTGAGTATTCCCTTCCGTTATCATCCACAAGCTTTACCACTCTTACCTCTCCCAATCCTCTAAATCCATGCCTATTACACCTTCCCGCAGATTGATTTATGCTATCTAAAGGAGCAAAATCTCTACACACTACATCAAAGTCTATATCCACGCCCGCCTCTACCACTTGCGTAGATACCACCACCTTATACTTCCCTTGTTTTATCTGTTCTATTCTTTCCCTTCTTTGTTTTGGGATCACCGCAGTGGAAAGGTAAGCAATATCCACATTCACCAAGTCTTTAAGCTTCCTATAGAATTCCTGAGAACTTTTTATGGTGTTTAAGATTATCAGGAAAGTTTTGTCTTCCTTTCTTACCCTCTCTGCCACCTCCCGTGCTAAATCTTCAACGGTCCTTTTCTCAAGATCGGGAATTACTCTGAACCGCTGCAAACCTTCCCTGTATTTGGCTTTATCAACTAAATGCAAAACATGGTCTCCCTCTTCAAACACAAAAGGATTTGTAGCGGTCATCAAAATCACCCTACTGTTTAACTCTTCTGTAAGCTTTTTAAAGCATTCCTTTACAAAACGCCAATATCTATGCGGTAAGGCTTGCAGTTCATCTACTATTACCACACTGTCCTTAAGCTTGTTGAAGCGTCTAAGATAGGAGTTCTCCGCCCCAAGAAGTGCGTATAAGAATTGATGGAAAGTGGTCAAAATAACACCCGAGTTCCAACCCTCAAAGAATACCCTTGCGGTGTCAAAATCGTATTCTCTTTCTCTATCTCCCTGAAAATAGCCAATTTCGGAAAGATGATGATGAACTATAAGTTCTGTGCTGTCTTTTAGACCAATACCTCGTAAAACCAATTCCGTTTGGTCTATTATGCTGAGGAAAGGAAGACTATACACAATCCTTTTTAATCCAAGGTTCTTAGCAAGCCCTGCCGCAAAAGATAGCCCCGTGAGAGTCTTACCCATCCCTGTAGGGAGCGTGAGTGCGTATAGCTTGTAGTCCTTGGCGATAGGCAGTTTTGCCATCACCTCTTTAAAAGCCTCTTCCCTCTTTTGATTTATTTCTGAATCGTTTTTTCTAAGC encodes the following:
- a CDS encoding IS200/IS605 family accessory protein TnpB-related protein, translating into MVLSIAGSKNFSEEKAHKLYITLECMLEFEKEEEKEKVLALMRRFSSATRYAYKRLLEGVAEKEIEKATQEKHKLNARYVKDAVLIAKQVLKSCMQRGQNPKKLVFGSRELFEKLKKKHLTGKRREKLRQRWEERRYCYLYSRGEKFHKGNLNLRFVNLNNQWHLRINLGNGEYVWAKVVRNAKRHKDKWIDFTWRLLEAEKSGEWFAYNVRLKVRNGKFYAQVSWEEKTVEPVITKAYGVIGIDINAYPFHLALAYVSTDGNLEKFERIDLREMEGKTKNQREHIAWHIARQVVERALENGKAIVVEDLQKVPKGRRGDGLAKLRRKLHKWAYRSVLEKIEVYARSMGVQLIKVNPAYTSIIGKLKYSPMLGIDKDVAGAYVIGRRGLGFEERLPKNYRELLKDKEFLAYAIAKVDERINKLKSELKRETNEYKRNALKERVKRLRKYLELLLSYTRDSGKSEPATQQAVNREMKPMRGRAKSLQKSWRVLSVALAVLLATTCLEWCRDHSPLKRVLISGDWARVAGKGSPSLPGQGTTAQNKCSFIHFG
- a CDS encoding Piwi domain-containing protein — its product is MRDLENRARIIENTVLKRVSSLGLYIDRLKPIPIPIPTDVKEFSLLPHVGDLEGSNTFLFVLTDASKLDDELYLDIKRDLLEFDIQSQVIYYRTNVGDRYVACNLMLGLLGKTGNYPYFLKDSSNKVFVGIDLSRKARSSNKGIVHAVGTAIIVDTSDGGTITYKNINVPAGGEAVEKAYVKSLANMLYKYKDKFIVIHRDGRMGVDELNAYVEVFSKQFGRENFALVSIIKSGTPRILQINSNIVGNPPKGCAILLSEREAVISTYEVKESFGTHIPLRIKVLYGDYPLNEAIEDVLRLTLLNFSSFTLNKLPATVAFADRIAWYNLHGIGPEDTDGNLFFL
- a CDS encoding CRISPR-associated helicase/endonuclease Cas3 produces the protein MCSGLYSHPNVFMEDHINGVIKIAKQLYGENIPEWFYVPLAFHDFGKSTKYFQDYILSGKKTKFSDHSYLSAVYCLNLAHSLGFDDRLTECFLYPLKHHTDLKGLKNTFDDLLSKERRDILLKQIEAIEVEKFNRVVELLDIPERIKSKAFLGEEVLNRLKLIVGNLGRIVGGLKLEKGLFDFNLFFSVLLDADKTQAGSKEDSVPETRVLSLERIEIYREQLRKNDSEINQKREEAFKEVMAKLPIAKDYKLYALTLPTGMGKTLTGLSFAAGLAKNLGLKRIVYSLPFLSIIDQTELVLRGIGLKDSTELIVHHHLSEIGYFQGDREREYDFDTARVFFEGWNSGVILTTFHQFLYALLGAENSYLRRFNKLKDSVVIVDELQALPHRYWRFVKECFKKLTEELNSRVILMTATNPFVFEEGDHVLHLVDKAKYREGLQRFRVIPDLEKRTVEDLAREVAERVRKEDKTFLIILNTIKSSQEFYRKLKDLVNVDIAYLSTAVIPKQRRERIEQIKQGKYKVVVSTQVVEAGVDIDFDVVCRDFAPLDSINQSAGRCNRHGFRGLGEVRVVKLVDDNGREYSRRIYDIVLLSATEKFLTEELTERELLDVIDEYFETLWTKISHDKSDELLEALDRIKHDFLYKNFKLIEDQPYKEDVFVAVDYKAESVLNAVKEIWEQRQRKEISLWEAKREFEKLKAEFYSYVISVALSKDSEIELDDRLKIRVVRRENVGLYYDGEIGFRIKGGENAL